The genomic segment GAACAAGAAACCCTGAGTCTGGAAATTCTCTTCTTCttaattctctctcttttctttggtTCATTACCACACGGTCAGTGATCGCTGCACCACACTGTCCCCTCCAGTCTACCATACTCTAGTTATTTAAACTCTGACTCAGTCCTCATTTAACTGTGATTTCCAGTAGTCCTGGTTTTGACACCAGCTTATCCAGACCTGTTCCAGAGCGATGATCTGGCAGCTGGGGATGTCAGGGTGCGGCTGGGTAGAGGTCCTCAGAGCTCTAATGAACAGATCCAGACAGTTCTGGTCCTGGGTCAGCAGAGGGGCCGATGCTTCGTTGTACTTCCCAAGAATGAGCTGCATCAGCTGGGCCTCCGCCCGCAGCAGGGTGGGGGTGTCGGGGCCACTGTGTTCCAGGAGCCGGTCCAAGACGGGAAGCAGGGCAGATAGGACAGACTAAGGGGAGAGAAGAAGCTGTGAGACCGTCCAATTCCACAGAAAATAACTAACTATTTGAATGACTTATTTATCGAGTAAAGCAAACTAAATCAAATGAAGTTTGACTGTTTATAATCAGATGTACAGGTGTGTTCCTGGCCCCACCTGTCCGTTGACCTGGCTCAGCACTCTCAGCAGGTTGGCGGCGGTGTAAGACGGGCAGCACGGAGTCTGAACgctgagcagcagctgctgcaacGATGCCTGGAGCTTTTTCTGCTGCGGCTTCGCTTTAGCAGACACACAGTCTTCATGAAGGACACCGAGAGCCTGCAGAGGTGTGAtgaacagtcacacacagacactcgaGGTGCTCTGAACCCAATTATTTAGCAATGATTCACCTGCTATGTGACATTTTCTGGTTATATCCACAAAGTTCTATTACAAACTTCAAATGTTCTCACCGTGCTCAGGTACGAAGGATCAGCGATCATCTCCTCTAACGTCTTCAGGAGTTTCTCTGTGATTGGCCGGAAGGGAGAGGAGTCGGCTCCCGACAGGCTCTGCAGAGCGCCAAGAGCCGCCCTGCGAACCTCGCGAACCGGAGAGCTGAGACAACACAGCAGGGACGGGACCactgacagaaatacacagttcagttcagtgtctGCAGTCAGAATAACTGACTGATAATCAGCAGATTAACACCTCATCGAATCCTCAGATGCTCTTTATTTCTTATCTcaaaccttttttatttcaccgttttcttctttttcttaccAGGGGAGTTTGCAGCTGCCAGTTCCTCCAGTGTAGCGGCGGACTGGACGCGGAGCACAGACCTGCCCATGTACAGGGCCTGAGTCTGCAGGACGGCCCCGACCTTCACGTCTAACTGGTCTCCATGGTTACTGCTGTAGCCCCACACCATGCACAAGAACCTGAAGAGCATCGTCGGCTCACGCAGGTGGACCTGGAAGAGATGAAgtgatgtttttatgtgcaAGTCGTCTTAAAGAACAGTTCAACATTCACTAAAATCCTTTTCTAAACCTGAACAGGAAGCGACCTCATACCTGGACAAGGAGCTTCATCAGCTCCCTGAAGCTGCCAGCTGTCGGCCCGTCTCCGGCGCCACTAATGACGACACTAAAGAGACGACAGATCAGTCCCAGGTAACAGCAGGTGTTGGTGTCCAGCTTCTCCGGGTTCCACCAAACCTCACCTGGCAGACAGGAGAATAAATTCAACATGTCGCGTAACCACAGCTAAACTAGACAGGTTGAGATTTTAGTTCTAATTTTTACCTTTGAAGGAGGCGTCGTGACACCGGAGAGAGGAAATAAAGTCTCTGAGCAGGCAGATCAGAACGAAGCTGAACTCCCTGTCCAGTTGTTCACCTGGCTGCTGCCCACACCTGCTCAGGTACAGTGTCATGGCttcagagaaggaggaggggacgATGAAAGGATGCTGATCGTCCTGTTAAAACACAGAGGATAAAACACAAAGCTCTGGAAATATGGTAAAACAGATGGAATGTTATCAATCGAGGGACGCCATCTCTGACGTGTGACTGTCTGTTGACTGACCTGGGCGTCCTCGTTTCTGGTGACCTCTAGCAGGGGGGGTTCCAGCAGGGTGTAGACTCTCTGAGCGGTCAGCAGGTGCTGGGTCTCGCTCAGCTCACCCAGGCCGAGCAGTAGAGTCTGGGTCAGCACCAGAAAAGACGTCCTGACTCTGAGCCCGGAGCCTTTCTGCTGCTCCACTGTCAGAACCAGCTTCTCCAACTGAGAGAAACACAGGCCCAGTTACCTCCTGCTGATACGTTTGTGCTTTCCAAAGTCTgatttgtcaaattaaaactTACGGCGTCCCGTTTGGAGAAGTGCTCCATGTTTGCCAGGTTCTTGGTCAGCGTGGAGACGAGATGCTGGTTGGCCAGACCGATGAAGTCAGGTTCAGAGCTTCTCTTCACCACTTTATCGAGTTCTGTGTAGACCAGGAAACATCTTCAGGTTTAGTCAGAGACTCTACAGAGTCCGGTCAtcttaaatgtgttaaaattcaGGCTAGATAAGAGCCTCGTGTATGCCATAAAAACATGATGCGAGAGATAATTTGGAGTAGTTTTAGATGTttggcttttattgtgaagcagcCACAGGACACACGTCTGTTACCTTGAGCCCAGTTGAGGCTGAGGGGGTGCTGGGTGAGGATGGAGGATCGGGCAATGCAGGAAGCGAGGCAGAGCTGGGCCGAGTTTGGTTGTGCAGCTGTGATCACCAGGAAGGGGAGGAGCTTCCACCCCGTCCTCTGCACCAGCTCAGCATCCCCCTTTCCCAGACGGGGATCGGACAGTAAACTCACCGTCTCTTTCAGCACAGGCAACCTGAAGAAAACGAGAGCTCAGAGGTAAAATTACAGAATAAAGTGAATAGAAAAATACAATCCAGGTGTGAAAAGTACTtctactgtactttactgtatttgattttAGTAATTTAAAGATTggtagtttgtgtttgttgaacaTCTAGACTCTGTAGTagctatttttagtttttattccgtactgaaaatgttttcaccaGTTTACAGAACAAATGGGAGCTGATGGTTTAAAATTCAATCGCTCTGCTGTGTAGCTCCAACATTTGTGTGTCTCAGGAGATGAGTAAAGTATAAGAAATAATGATTGTGTTTACTTCACTGACCAGCGCTCATTCACGGAGAGATCCACtctgtgcagcagagacagtAAACAGGACACGATGTCTTCAGGGTccaaaacatcaaacaacacCTGGAACAACAGGAGGGTCCAGTAAACGCATCATCAGAACCGACTTCACCTAATAAGCCAGATTATTTTAggacttttttatttctacatttgaTTCTTATCTGCACGTAGGAATCAAATGTTCATGTGGGATTTAAAGAAACTCCTAAAAACTTTTAAAGTCTTATTCTCTTCTTATAGTTTTAAGTCGATACGTGATGGTTCCAGCGTCTTGAATgtaatttactgtttttcttattttacagtaaaatataataactgcCAGCtgcctgtctgcagcttttacTCATGAAGATTATCAAACGAGCTGCTTCTACATCCCTCCCACCGTCGCCTCATTAACTCTCTCACTGACCTCCAGCACTTTGAGGGCAGCTGCCACGACCTGCGGCACATCGTCCTTCAGACGGTCCATGACAGCGTCTTTCAGAAAGGCGTCATCcaaactctgctgctgatgagagGAAGCCACACAGAAacgttttctgtattttattctgCTCTAAATACAAAAGTTCTGATCTGAACCTAGGAGCAACTAGACTTGTTCTGATTTGTGTTGTACCTGTGCAGAGGTGATGATGCTCATCAGATGCTCCACAGCCGAGACTCGGACTGAAGGCTGCGGGTGGTTCAGACTGAGGAGCAGTGATGTGTCCGAGTCGCCCAaaatctgcagaaacacaaacacagttttctttgcAGCTCTGCAGTCCATCCGGGATATGAcccagttttgttgttttcgATCTTTCCTGCATGTTAACAGCTTGAGCTGCCGAACCTCCACATATGTTTTGGCACAAGAACACATGAGACTAACTGTTCAACCTGTTGTTTAGTGCGTGGTTTTACTGGTGACATGTGCAGCACAGCACGGTGTAGTTTAGTGTACCTGATATTTTCCGCTGCtcatagacagagagaggaactGGTGGAACAGATgcttctgctctgtgctgctgatgtCGGTCACGTGGCCTGCGAGGACACCATCCAGAGCACCACAGTATCTGATGGAGGAGAGACTCAGTGTGACACCAGCTGCTGATTCAGTTAACAATGACGTGTTTAAGGTCACAAACTAACAGACAACTTAATGCTAAGTCcctcacagagcagcagacacactCACCTGGACTCGAACAGTCGCACCAGAGGCAGCAGGCGCTGGTTGAGAGCAGACAGGTTTTCAGCAGAGAGCTCGGTCTGACTCAGATACTCGTCCAGCAGCAAACTGcaagagaaacaaacacttaGGATTAAATAACAAGTGCTAACTGAGGTTCTTCTTTTCTGTGGAGCAGGAGGTGAAGCTGGTGGATGCAGGATGAGGAGGTGGGTTTACCGAGCCACGGTCTGGTCCAGGCCTTTGGTCAGAGGAACAGACTGCAGGACGGACTCTAACACATGAAGCTCGTCTGTCTCGCTTTCACCTGAGATGCAGAACAGGTAAATGTCAGCTGAAGCTTGGTAAATAATCACTTCACACTGTGCCGTTACTTCTTCCTGCTGCTTCTAGTTCTCACCTGAGCTGTAGGTGAACACGGCGTGGATCAGGTGAGGCAGCAGATAACGCAGGAGAGGACTGACATCATGAACCGCTGCCATGATCTGAAGTGTTGAGACCAACGTCGACATCAAGCACAGACGGCTGAAAGCTCTGGGGACACATGAACAAAGGTTAAAGGTTACAGGAAcaagtctcttcctgtctgtaaACTTGAGTCTAAACCGACCAGATGTCAGTGTAACTGCTCAGTTTGAACCCTCCACCCCTATGTTTTTCTCTAGACCAGACTAAAGGCCTGGTTCTACCTGGGCCCAGCAGCTCCCTCCTTCTGGTTCTGCAGCAGCACGATGAGGCAACCCAGACCCTCTTTGGCGAGAACAGGCTCTTTGAGCAGGGACTTGCTGACGTGCACGGCGAGGCTGTCGACCAGACTCGCCTCCATCACCACCTTCACCGACAGCTGGCACACGATCATGTATGTGGCAGCTTTGTAGTCCGTCAGCGACGACTTCAGTCCCTGGAAGATCCGGAACAACATCACATCTGCATTTAACAACTTGAGACTCTTCATTGAGACATTCCTTCTGGTCATATACATAACTCCTGCACTTCTAACTGGGTGTTTTGTATTTACCCTCTGGACGTAAGGCAGCAGTTTGGAGATGATGGTGTCGGACACTTTGTCCACAGTGTCCAGAGCAGAGACGATGGTGGAGGCGTAGAAAGAGAAGATCACTCTGAGCTGGGAGCAACTTCCGGAGTGTTCAGAGTACGCCTGAAGAGAGGCGGACGACACAAACGATGTGGTGAAGAGcagcaaaactttttttttttccccagtagCATCACTACTACATCACACCGATTAACTTTGTGTTGTATCTCTGTGTCTCTTGCTGCCGTCTCGTCATGctctcatttaatttaatttaactttctACCTGACATGAAATTACCACAGACACAGTAAATTCACACATCATAACACTTTTCTTTATTGTCCATAAATTGTCtgaaatgatgattttattgtCCCTGACTCAACACAACAGTGGAGTTGAGATTACAGCTGCAGGTGAACGTTCCTGGTAAATTACTTGTTAACacaaacattgtgttttattgatttcAACTAAAgatgaagcagctgctgcagtgaaaacgTGTGTGACTGTTTTAGTCTTGATATAAACTTTAAACATGTGCGAGTCCACCAACTCCTCCTGAGTTGTTTTACCACAGACTATCTGAACAAAGCCTACAGCAGGAAGCTAGAGTTGAAACTAAGACAACACAATCGCCTCTAGACATCAGCTAAAACCCATCTCACTGTTACAGGTGAGACACGGCGAGTTTACCTGGATGGACTTGGTGACCATGGTGCAGATGAAGTCCATGAAGCTCAGATCTGTGTAGCAGTGAGTGATCAGAGCTCCTCTGGACAACGGCACGCCTGGTTTCTAAAGAGACAACAACACATGAgtgctacagaaataaaaccatcaACAGAAACAGTGTGAGCTGCAGTAGAGGCTGAGGAGTTCAGGATCAGACCTGCAGGCAGTGCAGCCAGTTCCAGCGGCTCGTGGCATCTTTGATCTTGAGGAGCTGCAGGACTCTGACAAACACGTTGGTGTCGTGGTACGGCAGAGCGCAGGCCAGCAGGCTGTCGGAGTTATAAAGCTGGATGTGGaagctgcaacacacacacacacacacacacacacacacacacacacacacacacacacacacatttaaaaaaagacctGGAATTCAGTACCACAACAAGACTTATCTTTGAGATTCCctaatatttaaatgaacacaaacatgaaaccAACTGCATTATTTGAGTCTTTTCATCTGTAAtaaagttttaatgttttcacataaacagaaaataataaaatattttaaatattaacattaaagtACCAGAAAACTGGACTCTTGATAACAGAACAAAGTGAACAGCAGGTTTTAGATATTTGTCTCATTTACTACAGAATCCTAatagaaatactttttttgatCTCTCAGAACAGATTCTGTGTCATTTTCGTGACACCTACAGCACAGATCTGAGATGTTATGGGAGTTCACTGTGTGCAGCGTACCGGTGAACCAGCCACTCGATGCATTTGTGAGCCGGTTTGAGGAGGAAGTACGGGCAGAGGCGGGTCAGGAACAGAGAGATACCCGCGTCCAGCTTTTCGTTGACCTCTTTGGACTGGACGCTGCGCTCTAGAGTCTGTGACGCCCTGCTGAACAGAGTGTCCTGGAACTCCAAGAACGCtggttcaattcccagcagctcctccagcccCGTGCAACCTGAGCGACAGATGACAACAAGATTAGGATGTAAAACTGCCGTAAATAGACGTTGCAGATCCAGTGCAGGACTCACCGAGGGCGTAGAAGGTGCTTTTGTCCATAGTTGCCGCATCTTTGGGGTCAAAGAGGAGGGAGGCGACTTCTCTGCGGGTCAGGAGGTTGGGGTCGCTCTGAGGCAGCGCAAGCCTCTTCAGCTGGTGAGCTAATGACGTCATGATGACGGTTTCGTAatctgacagaaagaaaaacatcagattcAGTCTGACTCCTGCTTTTCTAAACAGCCAGAAGATGGAGGATTAGCCACTACATTAACTTATGGTCCCTGCTTCAACTTTAacgttaaataaataattaatcttCTGATAGTTCAGTGCCGTCAGAATAACATTCTggttaaaacatattttaacttgAGTCACGTATTGCTGGAAAAGATGAATGCAGTATTTAGATTAACAAACTATTTAAACACAGCTTCTGTGTAAagctttaatttttcatttctacaaaataatttaatctgGTGTTTTTTTAGTGAGGTTTGGTGCTTAAAATAGTTCCACAGCAAACAGTTAGCCGGATAATAGTAGTCATTCCAACCATATCCAGGTTTGATTGCTGTTTTGCAATTAAGGCGTTATAACTccttatttatatattttttaccaAACACAGCTTTTAATTTTAGCTTTTCATAAATAGCTAAACTAGATACGTGCTAATGCTGTTACAGTTAAAGCAGCTAGCGCCGCTAACTTTCCGATTTCCCTCTTTTAAAACAACTATACAACAACAATACATATCTAAGTGTAAGCAACACACGGACATAAACAGGTAGGAGCAACATCGtataattcagaaaataaatcaaagaacaaaaccagaaaaactCAAACCTGTTCTGAAAACTTCACTAACACATGGGTCCACGCTGTTGATGCTGTGACCTTTGGTCAGGATGATACTATATCCGGTTCACAGAGGAGCGAGATAATTCGCTTACATCAACTTCCGTTTTCGTTTAGCTAACGCTCTGTTATTGAACGATAAGCAGAGGTTGCTTTACAAAAACTATTTCATTTATCACGGACTGTTTGATGTTTAAATtgaataaacagctgttgtGATTAAACTATATACAGTAACCGTGCTGAGCCTGAACTCAATATTATAGTAGAATTTGTGGACGCCAGACAACCACAATTCATGTTAAAAAACGACGTGAATCATCTTTGCCACATTACACGATCTTTGTTTCCGCTCCAGTTATTAATGCCTCCTGCCACACGGGGCCGACAATCACCGCTACGGAGTCGGTTTATTGAAGCACGGGACAACGGGCCGCTAAAGGTCCCGGTTCGGCTCGAGTTTCGGT from the Anabas testudineus chromosome 19, fAnaTes1.2, whole genome shotgun sequence genome contains:
- the heatr1 gene encoding HEAT repeat-containing protein 1 isoform X3, coding for MTSLAHQLKRLALPQSDPNLLTRREVASLLFDPKDAATMDKSTFYALGCTGLEELLGIEPAFLEFQDTLFSRASQTLERSVQSKEVNEKLDAGISLFLTRLCPYFLLKPAHKCIEWLVHRFHIQLYNSDSLLACALPYHDTNVFVRVLQLLKIKDATSRWNWLHCLQKPGVPLSRGALITHCYTDLSFMDFICTMVTKSIQAYSEHSGSCSQLRVIFSFYASTIVSALDTVDKVSDTIISKLLPYVQRVNTKHPVRSAGVMYMTRRNVSMKSLKLLNADVMLFRIFQGLKSSLTDYKAATYMIVCQLSVKVVMEASLVDSLAVHVSKSLLKEPVLAKEGLGCLIVLLQNQKEGAAGPRAFSRLCLMSTLVSTLQIMAAVHDVSPLLRYLLPHLIHAVFTYSSGESETDELHVLESVLQSVPLTKGLDQTVARLLLDEYLSQTELSAENLSALNQRLLPLVRLFESRYCGALDGVLAGHVTDISSTEQKHLFHQFLSLSMSSGKYQILGDSDTSLLLSLNHPQPSVRVSAVEHLMSIITSAQQQSLDDAFLKDAVMDRLKDDVPQVVAAALKVLEVLFDVLDPEDIVSCLLSLLHRVDLSVNERWLPVLKETVSLLSDPRLGKGDAELVQRTGWKLLPFLVITAAQPNSAQLCLASCIARSSILTQHPLSLNWAQELDKVVKRSSEPDFIGLANQHLVSTLTKNLANMEHFSKRDALEKLVLTVEQQKGSGLRVRTSFLVLTQTLLLGLGELSETQHLLTAQRVYTLLEPPLLEVTRNEDAQDDQHPFIVPSSFSEAMTLYLSRCGQQPGEQLDREFSFVLICLLRDFISSLRCHDASFKGEVWWNPEKLDTNTCCYLGLICRLFSVVISGAGDGPTAGSFRELMKLLVQVHLREPTMLFRFLCMVWGYSSNHGDQLDVKVGAVLQTQALYMGRSVLRVQSAATLEELAAANSPVVPSLLCCLSSPVREVRRAALGALQSLSGADSSPFRPITEKLLKTLEEMIADPSYLSTALGVLHEDCVSAKAKPQQKKLQASLQQLLLSVQTPCCPSYTAANLLRVLSQVNGQSVLSALLPVLDRLLEHSGPDTPTLLRAEAQLMQLILGKYNEASAPLLTQDQNCLDLFIRALRTSTQPHPDIPSCQIIALEQITKPFFSALGDEKVQQKLLSVMFDLLVESRSPLVANTVSSVFKGILVDGQLVANELAPPEKPKVSVTVQQSRRSKMTQRKPQEASEVGPEGAAVSWQRVTLILELLQHKKKLKRAQMLVPVLFSLLARSLEPSSGDHTNMEYTKQLLLSCLLNVCHKLSPDGAPVAPDILDEDKFSVELVVQCIRVSDMPQTHHHALLLLGTVATIFPEKVLHNIMPIFTFMGANIMRLDDTYSFRVIDKTVQMVIPALIKAHQLSDGSSSAHVDTVVTRIMHVFADALPHVPDHRRLPILTQLVTTLGPSRFLWVLMLLLFKLHATQSASSVSEKDAALERDVDFWISLCCQFEVNDQLTSLINILNFLLQLPDDKNDAPVKRIVARRGAKKVEEEEKLEELIFSVEAHSSKELRHFKFLSVSFMAQLLGSASFIGKVADGGDICDESLQQLQQRLLEEILRYIHSVARCVEENADKPTAKFWRVLLNKAYDVLDKVNALLPTDTFIVVMRGLMGNQLASVRRKAMELLNNKLQHRTQWDEQQVTVLLQLTGDLLSIVAKGHGKVTEEAEQAINRQTALYSLKLLCRSFGSDHQEAFVPVLLQAVQIVTSADEEKNVTGSALLCIAEVVGTLKALAIPQLPRLMPAVLQTLTDRKEVLTNEIYLLSAVTALQRITETLPNFISPYVQDTTLQVCRLTRLVETSSSSSSTFAQLSARLASLRSTLATKLPPRVLLPTLTRCYSSMVMDKKAQLGALMGILKEHIAHMEKDLIIVHQSELTSFFLTALDFRAEHCQGDLEKASDVEGSVIDSLLTMVMKLSEVTFRPLFFKLFDWSKSHSKERLLTFYRLSDCIAERLKGLFVLFAGNLVKPFSDLLRQTSSSNTDEPLFDCDRAVEKTSLLLQYVLDCLHKIFLYDTQRFLSRERADALLEPLVDQLENTVGGEQAYQQRVTRHLVPCVGQFSAALADESQWKTLNYQVLLKTRHSNAKVRFSALLMLMELASKLKENYMVLLPETIPFLAELMEDECEEVEQQVQKVVQEMENILGEPLQSYF
- the heatr1 gene encoding HEAT repeat-containing protein 1 isoform X5; this encodes MFFFLSDYETVIMTSLAHQLKRLALPQSDPNLLTRREVASLLFDPKDAATMDKSTFYALGCTGLEELLGIEPAFLEFQDTLFSRASQTLERSVQSKEVNEKLDAGISLFLTRLCPYFLLKPAHKCIEWLVHRFHIQLYNSDSLLACALPYHDTNVFVRVLQLLKIKDATSRWNWLHCLQKPGVPLSRGALITHCYTDLSFMDFICTMVTKSIQAYSEHSGSCSQLRVIFSFYASTIVSALDTVDKVSDTIISKLLPYVQRGLKSSLTDYKAATYMIVCQLSVKVVMEASLVDSLAVHVSKSLLKEPVLAKEGLGCLIVLLQNQKEGAAGPRAFSRLCLMSTLVSTLQIMAAVHDVSPLLRYLLPHLIHAVFTYSSGESETDELHVLESVLQSVPLTKGLDQTVARLLLDEYLSQTELSAENLSALNQRLLPLVRLFESRYCGALDGVLAGHVTDISSTEQKHLFHQFLSLSMSSGKYQILGDSDTSLLLSLNHPQPSVRVSAVEHLMSIITSAQQSLDDAFLKDAVMDRLKDDVPQVVAAALKVLEVLFDVLDPEDIVSCLLSLLHRVDLSVNERWLPVLKETVSLLSDPRLGKGDAELVQRTGWKLLPFLVITAAQPNSAQLCLASCIARSSILTQHPLSLNWAQELDKVVKRSSEPDFIGLANQHLVSTLTKNLANMEHFSKRDALEKLVLTVEQQKGSGLRVRTSFLVLTQTLLLGLGELSETQHLLTAQRVYTLLEPPLLEVTRNEDAQDDQHPFIVPSSFSEAMTLYLSRCGQQPGEQLDREFSFVLICLLRDFISSLRCHDASFKGEVWWNPEKLDTNTCCYLGLICRLFSVVISGAGDGPTAGSFRELMKLLVQVHLREPTMLFRFLCMVWGYSSNHGDQLDVKVGAVLQTQALYMGRSVLRVQSAATLEELAAANSPVVPSLLCCLSSPVREVRRAALGALQSLSGADSSPFRPITEKLLKTLEEMIADPSYLSTALGVLHEDCVSAKAKPQQKKLQASLQQLLLSVQTPCCPSYTAANLLRVLSQVNGQSVLSALLPVLDRLLEHSGPDTPTLLRAEAQLMQLILGKYNEASAPLLTQDQNCLDLFIRALRTSTQPHPDIPSCQIIALEQITKPFFSALGDEKVQQKLLSVMFDLLVESRSPLVANTVSSVFKGILVDGQLVANELAPPEKPKVSVTVQQSRRSKMTQRKPQEASEVGPEGAAVSWQRVTLILELLQHKKKLKRAQMLVPVLFSLLARSLEPSSGDHTNMEYTKQLLLSCLLNVCHKLSPDGAPVAPDILDEDKFSVELVVQCIRVSDMPQTHHHALLLLGTVATIFPEKVLHNIMPIFTFMGANIMRLDDTYSFRVIDKTVQMVIPALIKAHQLSDGSSSAHVDTVVTRIMHVFADALPHVPDHRRLPILTQLVTTLGPSRFLWVLMLLLFKLHATQSASSVSEKDAALERDVDFWISLCCQFEVNDQLTSLINILNFLLQLPDDKNDAPVKRIVARRGAKKVEEEEKLEELIFSVEAHSSKELRHFKFLSVSFMAQLLGSASFIGKVADGGDICDESLQQLQQRLLEEILRYIHSVARCVEENADKPTAKFWRVLLNKAYDVLDKVNALLPTDTFIVVMRGLMGNQLASVRRKAMELLNNKLQHRTQWDEQQVTVLLQLTGDLLSIVAKGHGKVTEEAEQAINRQTALYSLKLLCRSFGSDHQEAFVPVLLQAVQIVTSADEEKNVTGSALLCIAEVVGTLKALAIPQLPRLMPAVLQTLTDRKEVLTNEIYLLSAVTALQRITETLPNFISPYVQDTTLQVCRLTRLVETSSSSSSTFAQLSARLASLRSTLATKLPPRVLLPTLTRCYSSMVMDKKAQLGALMGILKEHIAHMEKDLIIVHQSELTSFFLTALDFRAEHCQGDLEKASDVEGSVIDSLLTMVMKLSEVTFRPLFFKLFDWSKSHSKERLLTFYRLSDCIAERLKGLFVLFAGNLVKPFSDLLRQTSSSNTDEPLFDCDRAVEKTSLLLQYVLDCLHKIFLYDTQRFLSRERADALLEPLVDQLENTVGGEQAYQQRVTRHLVPCVGQFSAALADESQWKTLNYQVLLKTRHSNAKVRFSALLMLMELASKLKENYMVLLPETIPFLAELMEDECEEVEQQVQKVVQEMENILGEPLQSYF
- the heatr1 gene encoding HEAT repeat-containing protein 1 isoform X4 → MFFFLSDYETVIMTSLAHQLKRLALPQSDPNLLTRREVASLLFDPKDAATMDKSTFYALGCTGLEELLGIEPAFLEFQDTLFSRASQTLERSVQSKEVNEKLDAGISLFLTRLCPYFLLKPAHKCIEWLVHRFHIQLYNSDSLLACALPYHDTNVFVRVLQLLKIKDATSRWNWLHCLQKPGVPLSRGALITHCYTDLSFMDFICTMVTKSIQAYSEHSGSCSQLRVIFSFYASTIVSALDTVDKVSDTIISKLLPYVQRGLKSSLTDYKAATYMIVCQLSVKVVMEASLVDSLAVHVSKSLLKEPVLAKEGLGCLIVLLQNQKEGAAGPRAFSRLCLMSTLVSTLQIMAAVHDVSPLLRYLLPHLIHAVFTYSSGESETDELHVLESVLQSVPLTKGLDQTVARLLLDEYLSQTELSAENLSALNQRLLPLVRLFESRYCGALDGVLAGHVTDISSTEQKHLFHQFLSLSMSSGKYQILGDSDTSLLLSLNHPQPSVRVSAVEHLMSIITSAQQQSLDDAFLKDAVMDRLKDDVPQVVAAALKVLEVLFDVLDPEDIVSCLLSLLHRVDLSVNERWLPVLKETVSLLSDPRLGKGDAELVQRTGWKLLPFLVITAAQPNSAQLCLASCIARSSILTQHPLSLNWAQELDKVVKRSSEPDFIGLANQHLVSTLTKNLANMEHFSKRDALEKLVLTVEQQKGSGLRVRTSFLVLTQTLLLGLGELSETQHLLTAQRVYTLLEPPLLEVTRNEDAQDDQHPFIVPSSFSEAMTLYLSRCGQQPGEQLDREFSFVLICLLRDFISSLRCHDASFKGEVWWNPEKLDTNTCCYLGLICRLFSVVISGAGDGPTAGSFRELMKLLVQVHLREPTMLFRFLCMVWGYSSNHGDQLDVKVGAVLQTQALYMGRSVLRVQSAATLEELAAANSPVVPSLLCCLSSPVREVRRAALGALQSLSGADSSPFRPITEKLLKTLEEMIADPSYLSTALGVLHEDCVSAKAKPQQKKLQASLQQLLLSVQTPCCPSYTAANLLRVLSQVNGQSVLSALLPVLDRLLEHSGPDTPTLLRAEAQLMQLILGKYNEASAPLLTQDQNCLDLFIRALRTSTQPHPDIPSCQIIALEQITKPFFSALGDEKVQQKLLSVMFDLLVESRSPLVANTVSSVFKGILVDGQLVANELAPPEKPKVSVTVQQSRRSKMTQRKPQEASEVGPEGAAVSWQRVTLILELLQHKKKLKRAQMLVPVLFSLLARSLEPSSGDHTNMEYTKQLLLSCLLNVCHKLSPDGAPVAPDILDEDKFSVELVVQCIRVSDMPQTHHHALLLLGTVATIFPEKVLHNIMPIFTFMGANIMRLDDTYSFRVIDKTVQMVIPALIKAHQLSDGSSSAHVDTVVTRIMHVFADALPHVPDHRRLPILTQLVTTLGPSRFLWVLMLLLFKLHATQSASSVSEKDAALERDVDFWISLCCQFEVNDQLTSLINILNFLLQLPDDKNDAPVKRIVARRGAKKVEEEEKLEELIFSVEAHSSKELRHFKFLSVSFMAQLLGSASFIGKVADGGDICDESLQQLQQRLLEEILRYIHSVARCVEENADKPTAKFWRVLLNKAYDVLDKVNALLPTDTFIVVMRGLMGNQLASVRRKAMELLNNKLQHRTQWDEQQVTVLLQLTGDLLSIVAKGHGKVTEEAEQAINRQTALYSLKLLCRSFGSDHQEAFVPVLLQAVQIVTSADEEKNVTGSALLCIAEVVGTLKALAIPQLPRLMPAVLQTLTDRKEVLTNEIYLLSAVTALQRITETLPNFISPYVQDTTLQVCRLTRLVETSSSSSSTFAQLSARLASLRSTLATKLPPRVLLPTLTRCYSSMVMDKKAQLGALMGILKEHIAHMEKDLIIVHQSELTSFFLTALDFRAEHCQGDLEKASDVEGSVIDSLLTMVMKLSEVTFRPLFFKLFDWSKSHSKERLLTFYRLSDCIAERLKGLFVLFAGNLVKPFSDLLRQTSSSNTDEPLFDCDRAVEKTSLLLQYVLDCLHKIFLYDTQRFLSRERADALLEPLVDQLENTVGGEQAYQQRVTRHLVPCVGQFSAALADESQWKTLNYQVLLKTRHSNAKVRFSALLMLMELASKLKENYMVLLPETIPFLAELMEDECEEVEQQVQKVVQEMENILGEPLQSYF